The genome window AGCCGGAGATGCAAGGAAGATTGCAGCGGTGTCCAGTTCGCCTTCGTTTCCATAGCGTTCTGCCGGGATCATAGTCTTAGCATTCTGCTGGAAGAACGGAGTGTCGAGAGTTTCCTTGGTGAGCGGGGTGTAGAAGTAACCCGGGCAGATTGCGTTCACATTGATGCCCTTGCTGGACCATTCAGCGGCGAGAGCGCGGGTCAGGTTCACGACAGCACCCTTGGCTGCATGGTACGGAGCGGAACCGCAGATCTTGTTACCCACAAGGCCGTACATGGAGGCAATGTTGATGATACGGCCATACTTTGCCGGGAGCATTGCCTTCTTGGCGACGGCGCGAGCCATCTTGAAGGTGCCGCCCAGGTCCACGTTCATTTCGTGGTTGAGCTGGTCGTCGGTAATGTCTTCTGCCGGAGCAACAGCGCCGGTACCAGCGTTGTTGATCAGGATGTCAATGCGGCCGAACTTGGCGAGGATTTCGTCAACAGCGGCTTCGACCTTAGCGGTGTCGGTGATGTCGCACTGGACAGCGAGAGTTTCGACGCCATATTCTGCGGCGAGGTCTGCTGCGACCTTGTCGATCATTTCCTTACGACGTGCGATGGCGACAATCTTTGCGCCCTGGTTTGCGAGAGCCTTAGCCATCTGAACACCGAGACCGGTAGAGCAGCCAGTGACAACAGCGACCTGGCCAGAGAGATCGAAATAATTCTTCATTTTTATTCCTTGTGTGTGTTAAAATTTGTTTTGCGGAAATAAAATACATTCAAAATTGATGAAAAAACTACAAGGTGACGTTTTTTAGGGGCAATTTATTGTAAAAAGTTATTGTTCTAGGGGAAAATGCAAATAAAAACGCAAAAATCGAAAAAAAGATGACGTTTAAAAGGATTTCGTAATTCGAAACATTGGAAATCCGGCGAGTGTTTTGCAATTATTTGTAATTTTTCTCCGTTCATTACTCATTGTTAATTGTTCATTGCTATGAAACCTCTAAGCGACCGCACGAACCATTTTACAGAATCCGTTATCCGCTACATGACCCGCATTGCCAACGGCTGCGGGGCCATCAATCTTTCCCAGGGTTTTCCGGATTTTGATCCGCCGGTGGAATTGCAGAACCGCTTGGCAGAAGTAGCGAAGACGGGACCTCATCAGTATGCGCTGACTATCGGCGCCAGGAATTTCCGTGAAGCGGTGTGCCGCAAGCAGGAACATTTCAGCGGGCTGCATTACGATCCGGAAAAGGAAATCGTCATTACCTGCGGTAGCACCGAGGCCATGATGATTACCATGATGTCGGTCTGCAATCCCGGCGACAAGGTGGTGATTTTCTCGCCCTTCTACGAGAACTATACGGCGGATACCATCTTGAGTGGGGCCACGCCCATTTACGTTCCGCTGGATCCCAGTGATTTTAGCTTTGATCCCAACGTTCTTGAAGACGCCATGAAACAGCCGGGCGTGAAGGCTCTGGTGCTTTGCAATCCTTCGAATCCCAGCGGTAAGGTTTTTACCCGCGACGAACTGAAGGTGATTGCGGATCTTGCCATCAAGTACGACTTGTACGTGATTACGGACGAAGTGTACGAACACATCATCTTTGCACCTAACGTTCACACTTATATGGCAACGCTTCCCGGCATGCGTGAACGTACCATTGAATGTTCCAGCCTCTCCAAGAGTTATTCCATTACGGGTTGGCGCTTGGGTTATGTGCTTGCTCCGGAACCTATCATGGAACGCATCAAGAAGGTTCACGACTTTACGGTGGTGGGCGCTTCTTCGACCATGCAGGAAGTGGCTGTGACCGCCATGAATTTCGGCGACGAATATTATACGGAACTTCAGGCTCATTACACCCGCATGAAGCAGTTGTTTACCGACGGTCTCCGCAATCTGGGATTCCGCTTTACTGAACCTCAGGGCACCTACTTCGTGATGATGGATATCTCCGAATTTGGTTATGACCGCCGCATGGCTGCGGGCGAGTTCGGCGCCGTTTCTGGAATTGGTATGAGCGGCTCCGGCGCGGTCCGCCCCGATGAACTTTTCTGCATGGATTTAGCGAAGAAGGTGGGCGTCGCCGCAGTGCCTGGCTCCAGCTTCTTTAGGGAACCTGTGAACCATCTGGTGCGATTCCATTTCGCCAAGAAGGACGAAACCTTGATTGAGGCGTTGAACCGACTGGAATCCGTTAGGAAGATTTTGAAGTGAATCCTTAACCGCGAACCTTCTGTAGCTCGGCTCTATACAGTTCCTCGATGTGCGAGGGACCTTCGCACCATAGCTTGAGACTTTCATCAAAGAGCATTTTCCCGGTTTTGGAATTCAAAAAATCGGGTAAAACGTCGGCTGCATCAAGATGGTCTTCCTTGGAAATGGACTCGACAACCATAGTTGTCAAAAGTTCCATTGCGGCCTGAATTTGTTCTTTTGTTACTGCCATATACGCTCGCTTTTGATAAATGCAAGTTGCTGTAATGCGATTGTTGTTCTAAAGCAGTACTGGTCCTTTAATCGTTCGGGGAGTAACAGGCGTATGCATATTTCATCTGCCTGTTGAGAACCGACTTCTCCAAATGTCCCTGTCATGTAGGTGGTTATTGTGATGTTTGTTGCGTCGTTTGCAATCTTGCCACCAACGATATCGTATTTTTCAAAATCCTGAACAAGGGAATTGAAAAGCCCCTTTTTTCGATGAGCGACAATGCAATGTAGCCAGTCGGCATCGGCCGTTGAAAAGATTTGGGTTCGGAGATTGGCCGGTATGTATTCAAAGGAAGACACAACTCCAAAATTCTGCTGGGTTGGAATTACTCCAGATTCCTGCGCTTTTCTTGTAGAAATCTTTGCAAAGGATTTAGCTTGTTCCTTGTCTGTTGTAAGGTAGAAACCTTGACCGAAATCCTTATACTTGGCGCACTTAGACAAGTCAGGTGAAGATACTTCGCAAAAACTTCCGTGGTACAGAATGGTTCGCTGATTCAAATCAAGCATTTTACACGCCCTTTGACTTGAGGTATTGCCTTATGTCTTCAAGAACCGCCTGGTCGCCTTCAATATGGAACAAGTCCCACATTCGCTTGATATAGTGAAAAACTCCCTGTTCCTTGAACTGGGTTGCTACTGCAGCAATGGACACTCCCGTTTCTTCGGACATAAGTCGAACGAGCCTTGTCTGCATATAGATAATCTGGGTGTTTTCACTCATGTCTCTCAATATATAAAAATTTGGATATGGTATCCTGCAAAACTCCAACAAGTTGTTGGAGTTTGAGAAATGCAGCAAAGTTTTACTTTGATTCCTTGACAAATATGGTGTCGCCTATTGGAGTAGCAGAAACAGCTCCCGCCAACGTGGTTTCAGTCGCCGTCTAAATTGCTAAGTAAAATGCCTCGCAAAAAAATGCGGGGCTTTTTTGTTCTTTCATGAAACAACTTGTTTCATAGAAAATTGTAAAAACATAAAAATGTTCAAAATAGCTTAAAAATTTGCGGAAATAGACGATTTTTGTTTCTTGAATGTATTGTAACCGCTCTCCGTATAATTTATTTTTTGAATGTGGGGCAAGCCAGTCCCTGTGAATTTTTGAAGGTTAGGAGAATCTTTTATGCGAAACGTTGTCGCATTCATATTTGCCTTGCTCATGCCGTTGGGGGCCTGGGCCGAGGCAAGCAGCTCTTCAAGTAGTTTTGACAAGTTGGAATTGGGAACTCGCCTTGGTGCAGGTCTCATGTATGTCATCACGGATTCCGAAAAGGATTATTACCCTTCCAATGGTGGCCCTTGGGGTTCGTTGTCTTTTGATGTGGCGTACGGCTTGACGGAAAATCTTTACCTGCATTCTGGAGTGGGCCTGGACTATAGGATTTTCTTTGTTTATATAGAAGCTCTTGCGGGAGATGTTCTTGATTACGATGTCGGGGAAGAGCAGGACGCTTATGACAAATGTGAAGGAAGTTTTTACTGTGGTAGAGAACATTGGGAATATAATCAAGCTTTCTTGCTGAATGTTCCCGTGCTTTTGCAGTGGAGGATTCCTCGCATTCTGTTTCTTGAAGTGGGCGTTGTATTTGAGCTGTTGCTTGGGACAATCGAAAATGAGGATGATGGGTGGAGGGATGAATCTTACCGAAATCGCGATGAGGAAAGCCGCTTTGGGGTGAATGTTGCTATGGGTGTTGGGCATCAATTTAAATCGGGCCTGTTCATTGATTTTCGTGTGCTTTTCCGCGTGAACGATTTAATTGATGCAGACAAGTTTGCGGATAGTTACTTTATCCCAGTACAAGAATTTGATGGTGATGGAAATGTTGTGTTTGATTTTATGGATTATTCCGAACCCTACGGTTCTTATTATAAAATGTTGAAGTTTCAGCTGGGTATAGGTTACTGGTTCTGATGAAACCCATTGTCGAATATCTTGATTATCGCGTGTATATGCAGGAGTTTTACGAAGAGCGTAAGAGAACTTCCGCTTTTACGTGGCGTGAATTTTCCAGGCTCTCCGGTTTTGCTTCGTCGGGATATTTGAAACTGGTGTGTGACGGTAAAACACGACTTCGCAAATCTGGTGCGGAAAGTGTTGCCAAAGCCATGGGGCTAACCGGATACCAGGTGGAATACTTTTGCTGCATGGTGGAATTTTGCGACGCCCGGACAAACGAAGAAAAACAAGCGGCTTATGGTGAAATGTGCCGTTTGGCAGATGCCAACAAGGTCCGTATTTTAGGTGGCGAGGCGTACTCCTATTTTTCCAGCTGGATAAATCCCACGTTGCGTGAGTTGGCTCCCATTATGCCGGGGGCAAAGCCTCTGGAAATGGCCCGCATGCTGTGCCCTTCTGTACCTGCCACCGATGTGCGCTACTCTCTGGATCAAATGGTTCAGATGGGGCTTCTGCGACGAATCGAGAGTGATGGTCGCGTAACTTACGAGCAGGCCGATGTAGGTATCAATCCTGTTGACAATGCGGATCACAAGGCTGCCATCAATGTGGCGGTTCGTTCCATGCAAAAGCAGTTCGCCCACCTGGCAGCCGATGCCCTGGATGAATTCGACGGGTCGGAACGGAACCTGTCGGGAATAACCATGGGTCTGGACCGCGTCGCCTATGAGCGTGTGGCAAAGGAAATGACAAAGTTCCGCAAGAAAATTGAATCCATCGTGTCGGAAGTCAAGGACTACGATCGGGTTTACCGAATCAATTTACAGATGTTTCCCCTGACTCGGAAATTGGAGGAGAAGGATGAGAAGTAATTTGCTTAATAAAATTCTTGGGATTGTGTTTGCGACGGTCCTCATTCTTTGCGGCTGTTCCGGCTTCACGTCAGACCCTCCCATGGCAGGGTCCACAGACGATTCCGGCGTAAATCTGCAGAAGGAATTTGCCATGGCCCGCCAGTATGCCTTGGGTTCCTATGAAATAACGGAACATTCCGAATCTTCTGCGACAGGCGTTATTTCCATTAGTCTTGTTCAGGAATCGGGCTGTGTCAAGCAGGGCGAAACTTACCAGTGGGTTGAAGACTTGAATCGTGTAACACAATTAGCAGGCGGTCTGTTTCGCTATAGCTTTGCAGGCGACACTTTAACTCTTACCGCCTTGAATGAAGAACCGGATTATTATGGTAATGTTACGGTTCTTACATTCGTTGGCGGCGACCCTGGAAAACTTCAGGGAGTCTGGCTGCAATTAACTCGTTCTGCCTATACCATGTACTGGAATTTTGGCGAAGCTTCCATTGAAATCCGTGTGCTGGAAAAAGAGAACTTCAACTATATGCAATCCCTCTTTATGTGGATGTTCTATGAAAGTCTTGAAGATTCCAGTATGGATATTTATGCGGATCTCATTTACGATGAACACGCCGTTGATCCTGGTCGCTACGGAGTGGCGATTCTTAAGCAGGATCATAGAAGCGAAACCTTTACTTATAAGGGTGTGACCTATGAACTGAAAATAGATTCTGTTCATTCCTTTGATGATCACTTGTCGCTGACTTTTTCAAGCGGCTCTGCAAAATGTCACCTGGAATATTTCAGTACCTTGAAAGTGACTTCTGAAATGTGTAAGGCGGAAAATAAGGACGACTTCCATTATTCAGATGCAAATCCTGATGTGATGACCCGTTACTCTCGCGGAAACGAAGAGGAATTTGGAAAGTGCGTAAAGCAGCTGATGGATCTTAATAAAGAAAAGAAGACGGCGTGGAACTATTTAAATCCTAATGTTGACTATGATGAAATGACGGATGAACGCGATGGGCAAGTGTATAAAACTGTAAAAATCGGAAATCAAATTTGGATGGCTGAGAATCTGAATTATGCTAGCAGGGCATCTTCTATCTTGCTGGATTCGTCCAGTTTCTGCTACGATAATGTTGCGGATTCGTGCGCTATGTATGGCCGTTTGTATTTGTGGAATGCTGCTTTGGAGGCTTGTCCAGAAGGGTGGCATTTGCCGGACAATGATGAATGGAAAATTTTATTGACCTCAGTAGCATCAAGTGTAGAAGACCATGAAAATTTCTGGTACTATATCGGAGCTGGAGCAAAGTTGAAAACTACGGCGGTATGGGAGTCTAGTAATGGTGTAGATGGTGTTGGATTTTCGGTGTTACCTGCAGGCGCATTTTTTGAAAGAAATGAAACTGAAGAAATAGTGTTTGACAATGCCGGTGGTCTTGATTATGGAAGTTCGTATTTTTGGTCGTCCAGTCCAAGCGGCGATAATGCCTATTTGGCGAGATTGTCAAACAAACGTGATGATGTGGATTTAGAAAGTGTGGAAATAGATGGTCTGGGATCTTCCGTTCGCTGCGTGAAAAACTTTTAAAATAACAACCTTTAGGGATTGCGTATTGCAAATGATTTTCGCTGACGGTTCTGCTGCGAAATTTACGACGAACTCCTAAATTTTCACGATGAATGAACTCGCTTTGAACGTAAAATAAGCTAGGTTTATTGGTAGATGGAAAAAGAATAATGAAGTTCCGCACACTTGTTTTATTTGCATTTGCTTTGATTGCCGCATTTATGCTTAGCGGTTGCGTTGTTGCTGCCGAGCATCTTTCCAGGGCGAAGATAGAGGTAAATCCCGCTCCAGAAATGCGCGGTGCCGGAGAGAATTTTACGTCGGGATACAAGTATCGTTTTTCTGGAGGA of Fibrobacter sp. UWR4 contains these proteins:
- a CDS encoding DUF3791 domain-containing protein; the encoded protein is MSENTQIIYMQTRLVRLMSEETGVSIAAVATQFKEQGVFHYIKRMWDLFHIEGDQAVLEDIRQYLKSKGV
- a CDS encoding DUF3990 domain-containing protein; this encodes MLDLNQRTILYHGSFCEVSSPDLSKCAKYKDFGQGFYLTTDKEQAKSFAKISTRKAQESGVIPTQQNFGVVSSFEYIPANLRTQIFSTADADWLHCIVAHRKKGLFNSLVQDFEKYDIVGGKIANDATNITITTYMTGTFGEVGSQQADEICIRLLLPERLKDQYCFRTTIALQQLAFIKSERIWQ
- a CDS encoding pyridoxal phosphate-dependent aminotransferase, with amino-acid sequence MKPLSDRTNHFTESVIRYMTRIANGCGAINLSQGFPDFDPPVELQNRLAEVAKTGPHQYALTIGARNFREAVCRKQEHFSGLHYDPEKEIVITCGSTEAMMITMMSVCNPGDKVVIFSPFYENYTADTILSGATPIYVPLDPSDFSFDPNVLEDAMKQPGVKALVLCNPSNPSGKVFTRDELKVIADLAIKYDLYVITDEVYEHIIFAPNVHTYMATLPGMRERTIECSSLSKSYSITGWRLGYVLAPEPIMERIKKVHDFTVVGASSTMQEVAVTAMNFGDEYYTELQAHYTRMKQLFTDGLRNLGFRFTEPQGTYFVMMDISEFGYDRRMAAGEFGAVSGIGMSGSGAVRPDELFCMDLAKKVGVAAVPGSSFFREPVNHLVRFHFAKKDETLIEALNRLESVRKILK
- a CDS encoding FISUMP domain-containing protein, translated to MRSNLLNKILGIVFATVLILCGCSGFTSDPPMAGSTDDSGVNLQKEFAMARQYALGSYEITEHSESSATGVISISLVQESGCVKQGETYQWVEDLNRVTQLAGGLFRYSFAGDTLTLTALNEEPDYYGNVTVLTFVGGDPGKLQGVWLQLTRSAYTMYWNFGEASIEIRVLEKENFNYMQSLFMWMFYESLEDSSMDIYADLIYDEHAVDPGRYGVAILKQDHRSETFTYKGVTYELKIDSVHSFDDHLSLTFSSGSAKCHLEYFSTLKVTSEMCKAENKDDFHYSDANPDVMTRYSRGNEEEFGKCVKQLMDLNKEKKTAWNYLNPNVDYDEMTDERDGQVYKTVKIGNQIWMAENLNYASRASSILLDSSSFCYDNVADSCAMYGRLYLWNAALEACPEGWHLPDNDEWKILLTSVASSVEDHENFWYYIGAGAKLKTTAVWESSNGVDGVGFSVLPAGAFFERNETEEIVFDNAGGLDYGSSYFWSSSPSGDNAYLARLSNKRDDVDLESVEIDGLGSSVRCVKNF
- a CDS encoding SDR family oxidoreductase, with the translated sequence MKNYFDLSGQVAVVTGCSTGLGVQMAKALANQGAKIVAIARRKEMIDKVAADLAAEYGVETLAVQCDITDTAKVEAAVDEILAKFGRIDILINNAGTGAVAPAEDITDDQLNHEMNVDLGGTFKMARAVAKKAMLPAKYGRIINIASMYGLVGNKICGSAPYHAAKGAVVNLTRALAAEWSSKGINVNAICPGYFYTPLTKETLDTPFFQQNAKTMIPAERYGNEGELDTAAIFLASPASSYVTGIMVPVDGGYTCM
- a CDS encoding TIGR02147 family protein produces the protein MKPIVEYLDYRVYMQEFYEERKRTSAFTWREFSRLSGFASSGYLKLVCDGKTRLRKSGAESVAKAMGLTGYQVEYFCCMVEFCDARTNEEKQAAYGEMCRLADANKVRILGGEAYSYFSSWINPTLRELAPIMPGAKPLEMARMLCPSVPATDVRYSLDQMVQMGLLRRIESDGRVTYEQADVGINPVDNADHKAAINVAVRSMQKQFAHLAADALDEFDGSERNLSGITMGLDRVAYERVAKEMTKFRKKIESIVSEVKDYDRVYRINLQMFPLTRKLEEKDEK
- a CDS encoding outer membrane beta-barrel protein encodes the protein MRNVVAFIFALLMPLGAWAEASSSSSSFDKLELGTRLGAGLMYVITDSEKDYYPSNGGPWGSLSFDVAYGLTENLYLHSGVGLDYRIFFVYIEALAGDVLDYDVGEEQDAYDKCEGSFYCGREHWEYNQAFLLNVPVLLQWRIPRILFLEVGVVFELLLGTIENEDDGWRDESYRNRDEESRFGVNVAMGVGHQFKSGLFIDFRVLFRVNDLIDADKFADSYFIPVQEFDGDGNVVFDFMDYSEPYGSYYKMLKFQLGIGYWF